Genomic DNA from Aminobacterium mobile DSM 12262:
TTACCTTTTAAATGTTAATGATTTCCGTATGGCAGCTATCTTGTTGGCTCTTTCCGGATCTTTTTTCGCGTTATATATAAACTCCCGAATGAAAGCAATGAATACCCCCACAAAAAGGCCTAGCATTGCAGCGAGGGTTACTATGAGAGATCGCCTCGGTTTTATGGGCGAAGAAGGTACCATGGCCTCTCCGAGGGCCATTATAGATACAGGACGCTTCAGTTCAGAAAGAGCAACTTTACGTTGTTGAAGCACGTGATACTGGTCTTCAAGAAGGGTAATTTCTCTAAGATGCCGAAGATATTCAAGGCCACCATCTGGAAGCTCAAAAAAAGCAGCGGCATTTTGGGAACTTTCAGGTGTAGAAAGAGAATAGAACGGCGCGACTTCTTTTTTAGGTGACACTTTTTTAACGTATTGTGCTAAATCCTCTTCTTTTTCGGAAAGGCGCTTTTGCACGTCATTTATATCAAGAGTAATAGCATTCTCAAGGCGAGAAACCTCGGAGTTTCTGTCTTCTATAAGAGTGTCAAGGTCTGATTGGGCTGCGTTTACAGCGTAATTCACGGCTAAAGCGGCAAGATCGGGTGCGTTGGCTGTAGCTGTAAGAGTAATGAGTTGAGTTTTATTATCAAAAGATGCCTGAAGAGCCACAGATGATATGTCTTCTTTTTGGGGTAAACTGGCTTTTGTCTTGTTTATTACATCGCCTGTTAAAAAAAGTTTGGTAATAAGCTCTGGTGTGAAAGTAGAGACAGTACGTGTATATTCTGTCCCCTTCCCAATGGTTGTTTGCTCTGCTCGTGATAGAAAGATAGTTGTTGACGATTGGTATACGGGCTCCTTTGCAAAACTCGCAATAAGAGCTCCACAAACAAAAAGAACAGTGATACCAATGATAAGGCCTTTATTTTTTACGAGTACAAGCAAAAGGTCGAGAAGATCTATCTCGTCGTCTTCAATGTAAGGTCGAGGGTGTTGGGAATTGTTATGTTGTTCCTCCATTATTAAATGGTCCCCTTTCTTTTTTGCCAATTATTATTGATTTAATGAGGATGATGTGTGGTAGACGTTTCTTTAGTTAACGTTAGCTATTATAGCTGTTTCTATTAATATATTATATATTACATGAAAGGCAAAGGAGAGAGTTTTTATATACAGGTGTTTGGTATAGAAAAAATTCTTTCTAAATAGGAGGTAACAGTTTATAAAGGTGTGGCAGTAATGTTACAAAAAAGACAGGAAAGGAGTGGATTTTCCTGCGGCCCTTTCCCGTCTTCTCCGTGTTTTTACTTTGCCAATGGAAGCTTTTTTTAAATCCAATATGGTTCTTCCCATAAAGTTAATTTTTGGCCTTTGCCAGATTGTATAGCTCGATCGTAAATTTCTTTCGCTACAATAAGATCTTCAATTCCCATGCCAATAGGGTTATAAAAAATAATTTCATCATCTTTTTCTCGTGCTGCTTTGGTGCCGTTGATTATTTCTCCAATGTTGCCATGGAATCTTTCTTTTGAAAGCTCTCCGGCTAATACCATTTTTGCTACAGTTTGAATGCCTCTGTGAATAACGGCATCCCAGTCGTCTGTAACAATTTTATGGGCTTTTCTCACCACATCGAATTCATATTCGTAATTTCCTACGTTTGAGATAAATGTTCCCGGCTCAATCCATTCTGCCTTTACAATAGGTTTTACTGTTGTAGTTGCGCTTACTATTATGTCAGCTCCTTTTAAGGCTTCAGATGCGGATTGGTACCCTCTAATTTCAGCATCTGGAGCCTCTTCTTTTGCTTTTTCTATAAAGGCGTTAACCCTTTCCGTGGAAATATCGAACACGTGAATCCTTTGAATGCTCGGAATGGCGGTTTTTACAGCAATCATTTGAGTGTGGTTTTGAGTCCCCGCTCCGATTAAACATAGTGTTTTTGAATTTTTGCGGGCAAGGTATGCAGCGGCAACACCTGTAGCAGCTCCTGTGCGCATGGCGCTAATAATGGTGCCGTCCATAACGGCAAGGGGGAATCCTGTTTCAACATCGTTGAGGATCGTAAGAGCAGAAGCTCGTGGCATGTTGCGGAGAAGGGGGTTCATGGGTTTGCTGGCTATCCATTTTATACCGGCTATGTTCACGTCTCCTCCGATGTAGCCTGGCATGGCGTTAATACGCCCTGTCTTTGCTTCTGAATCTGCATCACCCCAACGAAGAGCCACTTTGTCGGGTACGATTGTTTCTCCCTTGTCTTGGAGGGAGAAGAGCTTTTCTATCTTATGCATTATCATAGCCATATTTGTAGCGCCGCAGTCGATAACATCTTGTTGTGTTAAATATAAAAACTCGACACGCTGTTGAACCATTGTTTTTCCCTCCTGAATTTATTTTTTAAAGGGGGTGCCGTCGGTAACAAATTTTTTTAAATCGCCAAGACAAACTCCCTCAAGCTGAAGGCGTGAGAGGGTTCTTCCTTTCTCGCGATAATCTGTTTGATGAACTAAGTTGGCCAAATCAATCATGAGGTTCATTGTGGGGGTAGGGACACCTGCAATGCGGCCAAATTCTGCCAGTGGCACCAAACTCATGGGGACATCTTCAGAAATATACCTGG
This window encodes:
- a CDS encoding Wzz/FepE/Etk N-terminal domain-containing protein; this translates as MEEQHNNSQHPRPYIEDDEIDLLDLLLVLVKNKGLIIGITVLFVCGALIASFAKEPVYQSSTTIFLSRAEQTTIGKGTEYTRTVSTFTPELITKLFLTGDVINKTKASLPQKEDISSVALQASFDNKTQLITLTATANAPDLAALAVNYAVNAAQSDLDTLIEDRNSEVSRLENAITLDINDVQKRLSEKEEDLAQYVKKVSPKKEVAPFYSLSTPESSQNAAAFFELPDGGLEYLRHLREITLLEDQYHVLQQRKVALSELKRPVSIMALGEAMVPSSPIKPRRSLIVTLAAMLGLFVGVFIAFIREFIYNAKKDPERANKIAAIRKSLTFKR
- a CDS encoding ornithine cyclodeaminase, whose product is MVQQRVEFLYLTQQDVIDCGATNMAMIMHKIEKLFSLQDKGETIVPDKVALRWGDADSEAKTGRINAMPGYIGGDVNIAGIKWIASKPMNPLLRNMPRASALTILNDVETGFPLAVMDGTIISAMRTGAATGVAAAYLARKNSKTLCLIGAGTQNHTQMIAVKTAIPSIQRIHVFDISTERVNAFIEKAKEEAPDAEIRGYQSASEALKGADIIVSATTTVKPIVKAEWIEPGTFISNVGNYEYEFDVVRKAHKIVTDDWDAVIHRGIQTVAKMVLAGELSKERFHGNIGEIINGTKAAREKDDEIIFYNPIGMGIEDLIVAKEIYDRAIQSGKGQKLTLWEEPYWI